The region TGGTCAATTTGGCGAAGCGACTGCGATTACACGTCCCACAGTGGCGCACATTGACCGTTTCGTGGATATCGCCGCACAGTACTCCCAGACCAATTCAGACGATGTTTCGGCGTTTCTCGGATATCTCGATTTCGCTATCGACCACGATGGCGGACTCGACCGCGCTCCGGTTGAGGTTCCACCGAATTGTGTCCACATTCTGACGATGCACAAGTCGAAGGGCCTGGAATGGGATACCGTCGTCGTACCGCGGGTAACTGCAGCTCAGTTTGATAAGCCGAAAGTTTCATCCTGGTTGAGTCGGCCGGATATTGTGCCGCCGGGCGCGGTCGCAGAAGTGGCTCCGCTAGCGAAGGAGAATGCTTCAGAAGAGAAATCTTCGCCTGGCGAAGTGGACGCTGCACTGACGCAAATGGAGGCGTCGGAAAGCACGGTAAACGGGGTACCGGAACTGGACATCTCAGGGGCCGAAAACCAGTCCAAGCTAAAAGAAGCACTCAACGAGTACAAAGACCAGCTCCGCCAGTTGCTAGTTGAGGAGGCGCAACGGCTATTCTACGTCGCAGTGACCCGGGCCGAGCGCAAACTGGTTGTCACGGCGAGTATTCGCCCCAAAGCGAAGAACAAAACATCGACGGAACCGTCGCATGATTTCACAAAGATTGCCAAGAAATTCCCCAATCACATTGACGTGTGGGTGACCAAGGAATCAATCCTGGAAGGAGGCGGAGAAGACTCCGAGACTTCCGCGGATGCAGATAATCCGGCAATCGACGGGGCTTTGTGGCCGGCGGATACGCTCGGTAACCGTCGTGAGCAGGTGGAGGCCGCAGCCCGAAATGTGCGACGTTTTCTCGAGGATGGTTCTGACGAAGCTCCCATCAAGGACGATTTGTCTCAGGTCTGGGAGTCCGAGACAACACTTCTTATCGAGGAACTGCGCAGGAAGAAGGCTGACGATATCGTGTTGCCGATGCCGCAGAGCCTGTCGACCAGCGAGTACCAGGCTTTGGTGAGCGATCCGGAGGGCTTCGCCCGCCGTAAAGTGAGGCCGGTTCCGTTTAAGCCCAATCGATTTGCTCGTCGAGGCACAGCGTTTCACGCGTGGTTGGAAAACCGCTTCCAAGCGCACAGCCTGCTGGATGACGAAGACCTCTACTCTGACCGGCTCGATGTTTTCCTGGAGCAGGAAGAATCGGTGTCAGAGCGGGAGCTGCGTAATCTGCAGGCAAACTTTGAGGCGTCCGAGTGGGCCGACCGTACCCCCGAATACGTCGAGGTGCCCTTCGAAATCTCCATTGGTGCTCGCAGAATCATTGGGCGCATAGATGCGGTTTTCAACCTTGGTGGGCGTTGGACCGTCATCGATTGGAAGACTGGACGGCCGCCGCAGGGGAAAGCTCTCGAGATCGCGGCTCTACAGCTGGCAATATATCGGTTGGCCTGGTCCGACCGGCTGCAAGAAATGGGGCTCGATATCTCACCGACTCAAATCAGCGCAGGGTTTTTCTACGTCGGAGCAGGGAAGACCCTGATGCCGGATGAAGCGCTGTTGCCAAGCAGGATAGAGTTAGACAGGAAAATGAAGGAGCTCCTGAGTTAGGAGCCTCCGTTTCACTAGGAAAGGTGGGAGTGGGGCGCTTTGCGTGAGCCAGTTCGCAACTCCTCGGGGCATGAGGCCGAGCTCGATGATCTGCCCGATCACGCGTTGCTCGGTGTCATTGGACTACCTGAATCGGCGCCCAAGAACCCGTGGCGCCTAATTGTCAGGCGGCTTAATTACGCCGCAGTGTTGCTCCTGATTGCATCCCTGGTTGTTTATTACGACAAGGGCGGATACACAGAGGATCTCACCTTTGTCGATTCCCTATATTATTCGGCGGTCAGCCTTTCTACGACGGGCTACGGCGATATCACCCCTGTGACTCAGCGGGCTCGCATCTTTAACATCCTGATTATCACCCCGTTGCGAGTTGCGTTCCTGGCACTCTTGGTCGGTACGACCTTGACGGTCTTGACACAGGAATCTCGAAAGACACTGCAGATTCAGCGCTGGAGGAGACAGTTGCGCAATCACACCGTTGTTATCGGCTACGGCACTAAGGGCCGTTCCGCCATCGCCGCTCTGCTTGCCGACGGCGTTGATCCCGCCGAAATTGTGGTTATTGACACGAATAAGCAGGCGCTCGAGCACGCTACCAACCAAGGGCTTGTGACGGTTCACGGTTCGGCGACGAAATCAGATGTGCTTAAACTCGCCGGAATTCCAAGGGCTCGTTCGGTAGTCATCGCCCCGAATAAGGACGACACCGCGGTGCTCGTTACTCTCTCCGTACGTGAACTTGCTCCTGGAGCATCCATCGTTGCATCTGTGCGAGAGTCTGAAAACCGCCACTTGCTCACTCAATCTGGAGCAGACCAAGTAGTGATTTCCTCGGAAACCGCCGGCCGAATGCTGGGCCTGGCCACAGTGACCCCGTCCGTTGTGGAGATGATGGAAGATCTACTCAGCCCGGACGAAGGATTCTCTGTTGCGGAGCGCCTGGTTACTGAGGAAGAGATTGGCGCCAGCCCGAGGCACCTCGCTGATATCGCCCTGGGAGTCGTGCGTTCTGGTGAGCTCTACCGGATTGATTCACCCGAGTGCGAGTCGGTGGAACCCGGTGACCGGCTGCTGTACGTGCGTCGCGTCTACAGCAGTGACGAGTAAGTCTCGGCGGGTAACGGCATGCGACTCGAATAATCCACGATTTTTAGAGATACGAGGGGGACTTACTCGGTGACGGAGCGCGATAACATGCCGGAATACCTTTCTGGCCTGGACCCTGATCAGAGGGAAGCAGCGACGGCACCGATGGGGCCAGTATGTATCCTCGCAGGTGCCGGTACGGGTAAAACCCGAACGATTACGCATCGAATCAAATACCTCATCGACCAGGGCTTTGTGCAGCCGCAGAAAATTCTGGCGGTGACCTTCACGTCGCGAGCGGCAGGGGAGATGCGTGATCGACTCGCCGCTATGGGAACCCCGGGCGTACAGGCTAGAACTTTCCACTCAGCGGCACTGCGCCAATTGCGTTACTTCTGGCCACAAGTGGCAGGCGACATGCCTTGGAAGCTGCTGGACGACCAGAAGTTTCGAGTCGTCGCGCAGGCCGTACGTCGCATCGGACTCGACGGCTCCAAGGAAACCATTCGCGATGTCATGGGCGAGATCGAGTGGGCAAAGGCCACACTGGCGGGAGCAGAACAGTACGCGGACGCGTTGAAGAAGCACGGGCGTACAGCTCCAATCGCGGCCAGCAAAGTAATCGACTGCTACCGGGCATATGAGGACATCAAAACGACCCCCGATGGGCTGCTGCTAGATTTCGATGACCTACTAATTCACACCGCGGGTGCGATGGAAAATTCACGTGCCGTGGCGGAGGAATTCCGAAACCAGTACCGATGCTTCGTCGTCGATGAGTACCAGGACGTCACGCCCCTGCAGCAGCGAGTTCTCAACGCGTGGCTGGGCGAGCGCGACAACCTCACGGTAGTCGGCGATGCCAACCAGACGATTTACTCCTTCACCGGAGCGACTCCGCACTATCTGATGAACTTCTCCCGGGACTATCCCGAGGCCACGGTCGTGCGCCTTCAGCGCGACTATCGTTCAACGCCGCAGGTTGTTGAGCTCGCGAATGAAGTTATCGGTCAAGCGAAGGGGCGTATCGCCGGGTCGCGTTTGAAACTGGTTGGGCAGCGCCCGGAAGGGCCTGAGCCCACTTTCAACCAGTACGACGATGAACCGATGGAGGCGCGCGCCACCGCTCGGACTATCAAGCGTCTGATTGATTCGGGTGTGCAGGCATCCGAAATCGCAGTTCTTTACCGAATCAACGCCCAATCTGCTGTCTTCGAGCAGGCGTTGTCGGAGATGGGCGTGCCTTATCAAGTACGCGGCGGCGATGGGTTCTACCAGCGCCCCGAGATTCGCGATGCCATCTCTGCGCTCGTGCGGGTCTCTCGTTCCCCAGCAGTTGTCCGTTTGCAGGGAAAGGATTTGCTTGCTCAGGTTAAGCAGGTATTTGCGGGTCTTGGTCTGACCCCGGAGGAGCCGGAGGGGGCCGGGGCTCGGGAGCGCTGGCAGTCGCTCAGCGCGCTGTTCGATCTTTGTCGAGACCTCGTCCACACGAACCCGGAGCTGAATATCCAGGCTCTCTTGGGGCAGCTGCACACGCGTCAACAGGCAAAACATCCGCCGACGGTGCAGGGGGTGACTCTCGCCAGCCTCCACGCGGCAAAGGGGCTCGAGTGGGACGCCGTGTTCCTAGTCGGGCTTACCGACGGCGCGTTGCCCATCCAACACGCACTGAAGAAGGCCGAGCATTCCCCGCTTCAAGCGACCGAGGCCATCGAAGAGGAACGTCGCCTGTTCTACGTGGGCATCACCCGAGCTCGCGAGCATTTGGAGCTGTCCTGGTCGCTCGCGCGAGCAGAGGGCGGCCGAAAGACTCGTCAACGTAGCCGCTTCCTCGACGGCCTCGAGATTGGTGTGTCTGATCATAGTTCCGCGCAGGCGAATCCGCAGTCTCGGCGAGCGAAACGAAAGACTCGCCAGTGCAAGGGGTGCACGAAGCCGCTGTATACGGATGCCGAGCGCATTTCTGGGCGCTGCGAGGAATGCCCGGTGACTGCGGATCCTCAACTGGTGGAGGCAATTCGGGCGTGGCGCCTGGAGGTTTCCAAGGAGATGTCCGTGCCGGCGTTTGTCGTGTTCTCCGATGCGACCCTTCTAGCAATCGCGGAGCAGCAGCCGACGACTCCGGAGGAGCTCCTGGAGATCCCAGGTATCGGAGAGGCGAAGCTGACACACTACGGTGATGGGATTTTGGCGCTGGTCAACTCATTCGTCGACTCGTAGGGGACCCGCATACCGGGCACTGCGGATGCGCAGTGAAACCTTGACGCGTTATTTCGAGGTTTTCCAGGTCAATACGCAGTTCGTGGCCGCGCAGGCTGCTCAGGTCGCGACGCCTTAGCTGTCCTAAGAGCAACGAAACCGCCGCCGTGGTCCACTCCGAGGATGCGACGGGCACGTAGGTGCGCAACTGCAGCGCCAGAAGATCCCGTGCCGGGTCGCGGTCTCGGCGGTGGGCCTCGAGGCACATTCCGCATGGGGGTTTGGTCCCGGGGATTCCTTCTGCAGCCTGACCGGAACTCCTACGAAGCACGGATACCCCATGCGGTGTTACCAGTGGTCCCAGAATAAGAGCGCCATCGCGGAAGTGCGTGTACAGATGCTCAATACCGCGGTGGTAGAGCACCCTAGTCAGCGGCAGGCTCGGTACCTCCATGCCGGTGAGCACGACGAGACCGATCTCTTCAGCATTCGCCTGGGCTAGCCAACGCGTGGCATTTCTACTGGGTGCCATGGCTTTAGTCAGTGTGGCGCTGCCCGTTCTGCGCAGCCCCTCGTGCAGCCCGGTTCTCAGCCCATCGCGTCCGATGATGGTGTGGCGTCTTCTCCACGGGCCCTGTTGGGTTAACCCGGCCCTAACCAGGTCGTCGTGAAGCGCGGAGACGAAACTCTCCGGCAAAGACGCGGTGGACCTCGCCCGCTCGAGCTCCTCAGCCAGCGGCCGGCCCCGATGGGCCGCGAGTAACGCGGAAAACACGGGGCCGGGTGCGATGCCGTCGTCAAGCGGGAGAATCAGCGAGCGGGCGGACTCTACCCCAAACTGAATTCGAGACCCCGGTCTCATGAGAATCGGCACTTCCGGGCGCAACGCTGGGCCCTGTTCCGGAGCGGACACGGAAACTCCCCCTCATTTCCCTACAATTTCCCCCATGGGCTCTATCAGTACACCGGGGGAGTGTCTCCCGCAATCGGTGCGGGGACACGTCTGCTACGTATACGCTGAAAAGCATGGATAAGAAGCGACCCGATTATGGGCCCGACGTTGAGGTGCGGCGGTCAAGGCGTCGTCGTCGGACGGTGTCCGCTCGTGCTGAGGGCAATCGGATTGTCGTGATGGTTCCTGCTGATATGCCGCCTAAGGCCGAGCAGCAGCAGGTGCTTGAAATCGTCGAGCGCGTGCGCAAGAAGGTCGGAAACGGCCTGGACAATAAGGACCTGGAGCGCCGCGCCCGGACTCTGTCCCGAACCGTGTTGCAGAACAAGCCACGCTTCGAGTCAATCAAGTGGGTCAAAAATATGTCCCGCCGCTGGGCTTCGGTCACCGGGGGCGTGGAGAAGCCAGGCCGGATTCGCATCTCCCATAGGCTTGCCGACGTCCCGGATTACGTTCTCGATGATGTGATTGTGCACGAACTAGTCCACACCTTTGTCGAGGGCGGGCATACCGAGGAGTTTTGGTATTGGGCCTCGCAGGCTCCGCACCATGAGAGGGCGCGCGGCTACCTGGAGGCCTATCAGCGTTGGGGAACGCAGAGCTAGGAGGCTCTACTAGGCGTTGCCTGGCTCGTCGTCCGAGCCGTTGTCCTTCTCGCCGCTCTCGGCCTCGCGGCGGAGCTGCTCTTCCAGCTCGGCGATGGGGTCGAAGTCATCCGACTCGGTGCCACCGAGGACGGAGTCGATGAACGCTGCGGAGTCGTCGAGGTCTTCCGCGACAGGCAGGAAGTCGGGGTGATCCCAGACCTGATCGCGGCGTTCCATACCGACGGCCGTGGTCAGGCGACGCCACAGTTCGGTAGCCTCGCGGACCTTCGGGGAGCCCAGGTCGATGCCGGTGGCCTTCTCCAGAGCCTGCTCGGCGCCCTCGGTGAGGCGACGGCGGCGCCAGGCTTCGTCCAGCTGTGCTGCGCCGGTGAGGCGCTCCCCGAGAGCATCGGTGACAACCATGTCCACCCAGCCTTCGACGAGCGCGAGGAGGGTCTGGAAACGGGAGCGGGCGTGCTCATTGCGGGAGTTGATCTTTGGCGATAGGTCCATGTTCTGGAACTGCTGCATCGCCTCTTGCATCTGCTGGGGATCCTGGAGTCCCTCCAGGTTCAATCCGCGTGCGGCTTCCTCGATAGAGGAGTAGTCAATCTGGATTCCGGCGGCGTATTCCTCGACGGAGGAAATCATGCGCTCTACGAGCCACGGCACCCGCGCGAACAGTCGCTGGTGTGCGGCCTCGCGCGCCACTGCGTAGATGTAGAGGTCTCGCTCGGGGACTTCCAGCTCTTCCGCCAGAGCGGTCAGATGAGTGGGCAGCGCAACCGCAGCGCCGATAGTGTGCAGCGGTAGGCCCAGGTCCGAGCCCGTGAGCGTCGCCTTCGCCAGGCTGGCCAATGCGCCGCCGAGCTGCGTGCCGAAACTCATGGAGTTCATCTGGTTCATGATGCCCATCATCGGGCCCATCATTTCCCGAGCTTCCTCCGGGACGCCTTCCAGCGAAGCGTCGTTCATGCGTTTGGCCACAGGATCGACCAGGCGCTTCCAGGTGTCCATCGTGTTTTCGAGCCACTGCAGGCTGTTCCAGGCCTCGATGCGGTTGGCGCCCGCGGGCAGCGTCGTCGCGTCATCGAGCCAGAGCTCCGCCAGGCGCAGGGAGTCGGTGAGCGCATCGCGGGCCGAGTCTTTGATATCTGTCGGCTGACCAATCCTGGTGCGGGCGACGCGCTCTGCGACATCATGGTTGACCGGTCCGGAATTGGACTGCGCGAACTGCTGGCCCATGCCGGAAAACATCTGGCCAAACTGGTTCAGGATATCGCCGAGGTTCGGCTGTCCGCCGGAGTTACCAGGACCACCGGAGCCGGAGCCGCCCCGACCGTTGCCCGTAGCCGAGTCGTCGGAGCCGCCGGCGCCGTTGCCACCGGGAGCGCCGAACGGGAAGCCGAAGATGCCGAAAGGATTCGACTGGTCACCAAAACCACCGAAGCCACCAAAGCCGCCGAAGCCACCCTGGTTGTTGTCCTTGCGGTCGTCGCGATCGTCGTCGCCGTCGTTGTTGCCGTTCGGACCGAAGCCAAATCCGTTTGAACTCATGTCCCCACCGTACCGGGTGAGGATAGGCATTAGCACGCAAAGGCGCCATATCCGGGCCAATCTTCGCGACCAGCGAACACGGTCGACAATCCGAACGCAACTATCGATTTGAACTACGTCGGGAATGTAGGGTGGATACCCGTGAAACGTCGTACCCAAACCCTCCTCGTCGGCGCTGTACCGATTGTCGCCCTCGCAGGGGTCCTCTCCGCTCCGGCCCTGTCGGTCCCCTTCGCCGCACAGGGGCCGGGGCCGCTTTTCGATGTCCTGAGCGACGTAGAAGGCAAGAGCATCATCGAGGTCTCCGGACCGTCTGTGGACAGCAAACCGTCGACAGGCGAGCTGGATATGACGACCGTGGCGGTGCACCATAACCTCTCCCTGCCACAGACGATTGCGATGTGGCTGGACTCCGACAACGAGATCGTACCCATCGAGGCGGTGTTTCCTCCGGGGCAGAGCCAGGAGGAAGTCGAGGAGGAGAATAAGGCCGCATTCACGGAGTCGGAGGCCAATGCCACCTCGGCTGCACTAGCGCAACTCGGACTGCCGACCGAAGTGTCCGTGGCTTACACGGTCCCGGGCAGCAACGCGGAGGGAAAGCTGCACGAGGGCGACGTGATTATCTCGATCGATGGGATTAAGGCCACAAAGCCCGATGCGGTGAAGGACCACGTGCAGTCGCTGAACCCCGGTGACGCAGTCGAGCTGAAGGTGCGCGGTGAAGACGCGGCCAAGGAGCGCACGGTTGCGATTGAGCTCGGGGAAAACCCGCATGCCAAAGGTGCGGCGCTGCTCGGGATTGGCATGTCGACCCAGTCGGCAGGGCAAACCAAGGTGGAGTATCAGTTAAGCGGTATCGGAGGGCCGTCGGCGGGATTGATGCTGACGCTCGGCGTAATCGACAAGTTGAGTCCCGGCGACTTGACCGAAGGTCATCACATTGCGGGCACAGGCACCATCAATGCGGCGGGGATCGTCGGCGAAATCGGCGGTATTAAACACAAAATCTCGGCTGCCCGGGATTCCGGGGCCGAGCTGTTC is a window of Corynebacterium lactis RW2-5 DNA encoding:
- a CDS encoding potassium channel family protein; its protein translation is MREPVRNSSGHEAELDDLPDHALLGVIGLPESAPKNPWRLIVRRLNYAAVLLLIASLVVYYDKGGYTEDLTFVDSLYYSAVSLSTTGYGDITPVTQRARIFNILIITPLRVAFLALLVGTTLTVLTQESRKTLQIQRWRRQLRNHTVVIGYGTKGRSAIAALLADGVDPAEIVVIDTNKQALEHATNQGLVTVHGSATKSDVLKLAGIPRARSVVIAPNKDDTAVLVTLSVRELAPGASIVASVRESENRHLLTQSGADQVVISSETAGRMLGLATVTPSVVEMMEDLLSPDEGFSVAERLVTEEEIGASPRHLADIALGVVRSGELYRIDSPECESVEPGDRLLYVRRVYSSDE
- a CDS encoding YgjP-like metallopeptidase domain-containing protein translates to MDKKRPDYGPDVEVRRSRRRRRTVSARAEGNRIVVMVPADMPPKAEQQQVLEIVERVRKKVGNGLDNKDLERRARTLSRTVLQNKPRFESIKWVKNMSRRWASVTGGVEKPGRIRISHRLADVPDYVLDDVIVHELVHTFVEGGHTEEFWYWASQAPHHERARGYLEAYQRWGTQS
- a CDS encoding zinc-dependent metalloprotease — its product is MSSNGFGFGPNGNNDGDDDRDDRKDNNQGGFGGFGGFGGFGDQSNPFGIFGFPFGAPGGNGAGGSDDSATGNGRGGSGSGGPGNSGGQPNLGDILNQFGQMFSGMGQQFAQSNSGPVNHDVAERVARTRIGQPTDIKDSARDALTDSLRLAELWLDDATTLPAGANRIEAWNSLQWLENTMDTWKRLVDPVAKRMNDASLEGVPEEAREMMGPMMGIMNQMNSMSFGTQLGGALASLAKATLTGSDLGLPLHTIGAAVALPTHLTALAEELEVPERDLYIYAVAREAAHQRLFARVPWLVERMISSVEEYAAGIQIDYSSIEEAARGLNLEGLQDPQQMQEAMQQFQNMDLSPKINSRNEHARSRFQTLLALVEGWVDMVVTDALGERLTGAAQLDEAWRRRRLTEGAEQALEKATGIDLGSPKVREATELWRRLTTAVGMERRDQVWDHPDFLPVAEDLDDSAAFIDSVLGGTESDDFDPIAELEEQLRREAESGEKDNGSDDEPGNA
- a CDS encoding TOMM precursor leader peptide-binding protein, with translation MSAPEQGPALRPEVPILMRPGSRIQFGVESARSLILPLDDGIAPGPVFSALLAAHRGRPLAEELERARSTASLPESFVSALHDDLVRAGLTQQGPWRRRHTIIGRDGLRTGLHEGLRRTGSATLTKAMAPSRNATRWLAQANAEEIGLVVLTGMEVPSLPLTRVLYHRGIEHLYTHFRDGALILGPLVTPHGVSVLRRSSGQAAEGIPGTKPPCGMCLEAHRRDRDPARDLLALQLRTYVPVASSEWTTAAVSLLLGQLRRRDLSSLRGHELRIDLENLEITRQGFTAHPQCPVCGSPTSRRMS
- a CDS encoding YlbL family protein; its protein translation is MKRRTQTLLVGAVPIVALAGVLSAPALSVPFAAQGPGPLFDVLSDVEGKSIIEVSGPSVDSKPSTGELDMTTVAVHHNLSLPQTIAMWLDSDNEIVPIEAVFPPGQSQEEVEEENKAAFTESEANATSAALAQLGLPTEVSVAYTVPGSNAEGKLHEGDVIISIDGIKATKPDAVKDHVQSLNPGDAVELKVRGEDAAKERTVAIELGENPHAKGAALLGIGMSTQSAGQTKVEYQLSGIGGPSAGLMLTLGVIDKLSPGDLTEGHHIAGTGTINAAGIVGEIGGIKHKISAARDSGAELFFVPAGNCVEALTADAGDMKLVRVRNVDDALAAIKNPGAAPSCS
- a CDS encoding ATP-dependent DNA helicase UvrD2 encodes the protein MPEYLSGLDPDQREAATAPMGPVCILAGAGTGKTRTITHRIKYLIDQGFVQPQKILAVTFTSRAAGEMRDRLAAMGTPGVQARTFHSAALRQLRYFWPQVAGDMPWKLLDDQKFRVVAQAVRRIGLDGSKETIRDVMGEIEWAKATLAGAEQYADALKKHGRTAPIAASKVIDCYRAYEDIKTTPDGLLLDFDDLLIHTAGAMENSRAVAEEFRNQYRCFVVDEYQDVTPLQQRVLNAWLGERDNLTVVGDANQTIYSFTGATPHYLMNFSRDYPEATVVRLQRDYRSTPQVVELANEVIGQAKGRIAGSRLKLVGQRPEGPEPTFNQYDDEPMEARATARTIKRLIDSGVQASEIAVLYRINAQSAVFEQALSEMGVPYQVRGGDGFYQRPEIRDAISALVRVSRSPAVVRLQGKDLLAQVKQVFAGLGLTPEEPEGAGARERWQSLSALFDLCRDLVHTNPELNIQALLGQLHTRQQAKHPPTVQGVTLASLHAAKGLEWDAVFLVGLTDGALPIQHALKKAEHSPLQATEAIEEERRLFYVGITRAREHLELSWSLARAEGGRKTRQRSRFLDGLEIGVSDHSSAQANPQSRRAKRKTRQCKGCTKPLYTDAERISGRCEECPVTADPQLVEAIRAWRLEVSKEMSVPAFVVFSDATLLAIAEQQPTTPEELLEIPGIGEAKLTHYGDGILALVNSFVDS